A single window of Leeuwenhoekiella sp. MAR_2009_132 DNA harbors:
- a CDS encoding DUF2147 domain-containing protein: protein MKKVYAFLVVALICSAGVFAQDVTGKWKTIDDETGDAKSIVEIYKKDGKVYGKIVEILNKDRQDAKCVDCPGSDKGKPVNGLVIIKGLEKDGDEYADGKILDPQSGKLYKCLIELEGANKLKVRGYVGFSLLGRTQYWTRVN from the coding sequence ATGAAAAAAGTATATGCGTTTTTAGTTGTAGCACTTATTTGTTCAGCAGGAGTTTTTGCTCAGGATGTAACCGGTAAATGGAAAACCATTGACGATGAGACAGGAGATGCAAAATCTATAGTTGAGATCTATAAAAAAGATGGAAAAGTTTACGGTAAAATTGTTGAAATTTTAAATAAAGACCGTCAGGACGCTAAATGTGTAGATTGCCCTGGTTCTGATAAAGGTAAGCCTGTAAACGGTCTTGTCATCATAAAAGGATTAGAAAAAGATGGTGATGAGTATGCAGATGGTAAAATACTTGATCCTCAAAGTGGTAAACTGTATAAATGTCTAATAGAATTAGAAGGTGCAAATAAACTTAAAGTTAGAGGTTATGTAGGCTTTTCTTTATTAGGAAGAACGCAATACTGGACTCGCGTAAACTAA
- a CDS encoding YihY/virulence factor BrkB family protein, translating to MDKEFNEKLLTIKFLLPVVKWAKGVILPGFEGLSLHDFWEMYAVGILKGTFATRASAIAFSFFMALFPFFLFILNLIPYVPIDGFQTEFLAFINTILPPQTQEFFDPILLDIAANPRGGLLSFTLIFAIFLMANGVNAIFTGFEYSFHSITNRPIVRQYFIALGVSLMLALLLLSIVVAVLYFQYIIIDLKSRDIVDENTLKLFSQLGSFSALLILIYGVVATLYYFGTKEGKNARFFSIGATLTTILFVVTTYFFGIYINNFATYNQLYGSIGALLIMMVYIWLNSNLLLLGFELNATMYRLKRSHELRKN from the coding sequence GTAATTTTACCCGGTTTTGAAGGACTATCACTTCATGATTTCTGGGAAATGTATGCGGTAGGTATTCTTAAGGGAACTTTCGCAACACGTGCAAGCGCAATTGCTTTTAGCTTTTTTATGGCGCTGTTTCCATTCTTTTTATTTATTTTAAACCTTATTCCCTACGTACCTATAGACGGTTTCCAAACTGAATTTTTAGCTTTTATAAACACAATTCTTCCGCCGCAGACACAAGAATTTTTTGATCCTATTTTATTAGATATTGCAGCTAACCCACGCGGTGGTTTACTTTCATTTACATTAATTTTTGCAATTTTTTTAATGGCAAATGGAGTAAATGCCATATTTACCGGGTTTGAGTACAGTTTTCATAGTATAACTAACAGGCCTATCGTACGTCAATATTTTATTGCTCTAGGTGTTTCGTTAATGTTGGCACTGTTGTTGCTTTCAATTGTTGTAGCCGTATTGTACTTTCAATATATTATTATTGATCTGAAAAGCAGAGATATAGTAGATGAAAATACCTTAAAACTTTTTTCTCAATTGGGAAGTTTTAGTGCTTTATTAATTTTGATTTATGGTGTGGTGGCAACGCTTTATTATTTTGGTACTAAAGAAGGAAAAAACGCCAGGTTTTTTTCAATAGGAGCAACACTTACAACGATATTGTTTGTGGTAACAACCTATTTCTTTGGGATTTACATTAATAATTTTGCTACGTACAACCAGCTTTATGGTTCAATAGGCGCCTTATTAATAATGATGGTGTACATCTGGTTAAATTCAAATTTGTTGTTGCTGGGGTTTGAATTAAATGCCACAATGTATAGATTGAAAAGAAGTCACGAACTACGAAAAAATTAG